The Arachis hypogaea cultivar Tifrunner chromosome 16, arahy.Tifrunner.gnm2.J5K5, whole genome shotgun sequence genome contains a region encoding:
- the LOC112754994 gene encoding uncharacterized protein has product MGSIMRKDPSVVHFSHPHPLEFTTELNNNNNVTCFGCKLSFMNGESYYHCEPCNFSLHYACFKMPLITKHPSHSKHDLVLIVIPSSPATRATLRCAACGHHVTGFTYHCAECSSVFFHAFCLALPLSVAISPHPHRMELEFMPPYDFFCDLCTKSTYNIGWLYRCRMCEFDSHIACAVQNIEPQSVEHPSFTQANALMTQFTAHHGGGMVYEIMRLVATQIQQGKVVGSPSPSRGRDFRAYLEERTPLRDKSTPSRQFSEAYFSIDLNAKKDGDDQKSNKNHLSVVAERSEGDKSVKLNSAVFEELGEANHKVVMVMNQNSKQRLLPTPKTNHKPSHSGRDSGSSGWKKFLSCCL; this is encoded by the exons ATGGGATCAATAATGCGCAAAGACCCAAGCGTTGTCCACTTTAGTCATCCACATCCATTGGAATTCACCACAGaattaaacaataataacaatgtaACATGCTTTGGCTGCAAGCTAAGTTTCATGAATGGTGAATCCTACTACCATTGCGAACCCTGCAACTTCTCTCTCCACTATGCATGCTTCAAGATGCCACTGATAACAAAGCATCCATCCCATTCCAAACACGATCTAGTCCTCATCGTCATACCATCCTCACCGGCCACCAGAGCAACCCTAAGATGCGCCGCGTGCGGCCACCACGTCACCGGATTCACCTACCACTGCGCCGAATGCAGCAGCGTATTCTTCCACGCCTTCTGCCTGGCGCTGCCGCTGTCCGTGGCCATCTCGCCGCACCCTCACAGAATGGAGCTCGAATTCATGCCTCCCTATGACTTCTTCTGTGACTTGTGCACCAAGTCAACCTACAACATTGGTTGGCTATACAGATGCAGGATGTGCGAGTTCGACTCGCACATCGCCTGCGCTGTTCAGAACATCGAACCGCAGTCGGTTGAGCATCCTTCTTTCACTCAGGCCAACGCTTTGATGACGCAGTTCACCGCCCACCACGGCGGCGGCATGGTGTATGAGATCATGCGTTTGGTTGCCACGCAGATCCAACAAGGAAAAGTTGTTGGTAGTCCAAGTCCATCACGAGGTCGTGATTTCAGAGCGTATTTGGAAGAAAGAACACCGTTGAGAGATAAATCCACGCCGAGTCGCCAATTCAGCGAGGCATATTTTTCGATAGATTTGAACGCGAAGAAAGACGGTGATGATCAGAAAAGTAATAAGAATCATCTAAGCGTTGTTGCAGAGAGGAGCGAAGGGGATAAGAGTGTTAAGTTGAACTCAGCAGTTTTTGAAGAACTTGGTGAAGCAAATCATAAAGTGGTGATGGTAATGAATCAAAACTCTAAGCAAAGATTATTGCCCACTCCTAAAACCAATCATAAACCTTCACACTCG GGAAGAGATAGCGGCTCATCTGGTTGGAAGAAGTTCCTGTCATGTTgcctttaa
- the LOC112754992 gene encoding uncharacterized protein, protein MDQKIEHFSHVHPLLLKEDHKNEDDGVKLVSCSACENQISGYFCDACRGTFNNGFVYHCSLCTYDLDISCASTWHPDDGHVHAFISLNSLQPFVCYACGDEAGEGSASFCTACQIWVHCSCAELPHTIIKHFHHHPLQLTYSLNRVYGFRDDITCGVCHGTMSSGFAGYYCSDCRFPMHLKCPAKQEEDFESDTEEEKDHEDETLALDKDKESNVDFGHNHLLTLIEELGLEFADKLCDGCVQAITAPPLYSCSENCGFLLHKSCADLPRTKQHRFHPHPLTLHSKAPSYDGIYRCDSCKSLSNGFVYRCDECQFDLDVRCGTLEDKVKHESHKHPLSVEKTNIARECKCCHSPSKYVLVCDVCDDFAIDCGCANLPSKIWNMCDKHVLNLIYYGQGKLIECNNCGICREKISPKKWWYYCEECDFGAHPSCVVDKSFSSVKFGGTFQYDAHSHPLALVEETGKHPPPPCEACGEGCKGWTLECEQCKCYFHREGKCFWEQLKKSSQYSTLSRTMRHKFAANVLAATPNVTDK, encoded by the exons ATGGATCAAAAGATTGAGCATTTCAGCCATGTGCACCCATTGCTATTGAAAGAGGATCACAAGAATGAAGATGATGGGGTGAAACTAGTTTCTTGCTCAGCCTGTGAGAACCAGATTTCAG GGTACTTTTGTGATGCATGCAGAGGAACCTTCAACAATGGATTTGTCTACCATTGCTCTCTTTGCACCTATGATCTTGACATATCATGTGCTTCTACATGGCACCCTGATGATGGCCATGTTCATGCCTTCATTTCCTTGAATAGTTTGCAGCCATTTGTTTGTTATGCTTGTGGAGACGAGGCTGGCGAGGGCTCGGCCTCCTTTTGCACTGCTTGCCAGATTTGGGTTCATTGCAGCTGTGCTGAATTGCCTCATACCATCATAAAACATTTCCATCATCATCCTTTGCAGCTCACCTATTCGCTTAATCGTGTTTACGGATTCAGGGATGACATAACTTGTGGTGTATGTCATGGAACAATGAGTTCAGGATTTGCAGGTTATTATTGTTCAGATTGCAGATTTCCAATGCATTTGAAGTGTCCAGCAAAACAAGAAGAGGATTTTGAGTCTGATACTGAGGAAGAAAAGGATCATGAAGATGAGACGCTTGCTCTTGATAAGGACAAAGAATCCAATGTTGATTTTGGACATAACCATTTGTTAACATTGATAGAGGAACTGGGTTTGGAATTTGCTGATAAACTCTGTGATGGGTGTGTACAAGCCATCACTGCACCACCATTGTATTCTTGTTCAGAGAATTGTGGTTTCCTTCTTCATAAGAGCTGTGCTGATTTGCCTAGAACGAAGCAGCACCGGTTTCATCCTCATCCTTTGACTCTTCATTCTAAGGCACCTTCTTATGATGGCATTTATAGGTGTGATAGCTGCAAATCATTGAGCAATGGCTTCGTGTATCGCTGCGACGAGTGTCAGTTCGACCTTGATGTTCGTTGTGGCACCCTTGAGGACAAAGTTAAGCATGAAAGCCATAAGCATCCTCTTTCCGTAGAGAAGACAAACATTGCAAGGGAATGCAAATGTTGTCACTCTCCATCAAAATATGTGCTTGTATGTGATGTTTGTGATGATTTTGCCATTGATTGTGGGTGTGCTAATCTACCCTCTAAGATTTGGAACATGTGTGACAAACATGTTCTGAATCTAATCTACTATGGTCAAGGTAAATTGATAGAATGCAATAACTGTGGCATTTGCAGAGAAAAAATATCTCCAAAGAAATGGTGGTACTATTGTGAAGAATGTGATTTTGGTGCTCATCCTTCTTGTGTAGTTGACAAGTCTTTTAGTAGTGTCAAATTTGGAGGCACTTTCCAATATGATGCACACTCTCACCCGCTTGCATTGGTTGAAGAAACTGGGAAGCACCCTCCTCCTCCATGTGAAGCTTGTGGTGAAGGCTGCAAAGGTTGGACACTTGAATGTGAGCAATGCAAATGCTACTTCCACAGAGAGGGGAAATGTTTCTGGGAGCAGCTTAAGAAGAGTTCACAGTACTCGACACTGTCTAGAACGATGAGGCATAAATTTGCAGCAAATGTGTTGGCTGCCACTCCCAATGTAACTGATAAATGA